One region of Mesoplasma sp. JKS002658 genomic DNA includes:
- the cas1 gene encoding type II CRISPR-associated endonuclease Cas1, which produces MSWKTVIVENADKVSLFLDSLVVTKNEIPRQFLISDLNCVIFQDYRSIVTTQILNKLAINSVMVIFCDVDLMPTSVLNPIDAHHLQFKIIKEQINWKIETKRELWAKIVKQKIESQLEILEENNKSAIKVEMLRGYIKEVQPGDVSNREGHAAKVYFNELFGNEFARSQDNIINAALNFGYTVIRSAFSRTIVSKGLHPSISLFHSNQYDAFALADDLMEPFRPVIDDFVYKNYQEWEYFGKEQKQALVNLLNVQINFDGKDVFLTSAINRYVDNVINYMESGEMDYLVFPYLEHIQYYEL; this is translated from the coding sequence ATGAGTTGAAAAACAGTCATTGTTGAAAATGCAGATAAAGTTTCTTTATTTTTAGATAGTTTGGTAGTAACTAAAAACGAAATTCCGCGTCAGTTTCTAATTTCAGATTTAAATTGTGTAATCTTTCAAGATTACCGCTCGATTGTCACAACACAGATATTAAATAAACTCGCAATTAATTCAGTTATGGTTATCTTTTGTGATGTTGATTTAATGCCTACAAGTGTTCTTAATCCAATTGATGCTCATCATTTACAATTTAAAATCATTAAAGAGCAAATTAACTGAAAGATAGAAACTAAGCGAGAATTATGAGCAAAAATTGTTAAACAAAAAATTGAGAGTCAACTAGAAATTTTAGAAGAGAACAATAAAAGTGCAATTAAAGTAGAAATGTTAAGAGGATATATTAAAGAGGTTCAACCAGGTGATGTTAGTAACCGGGAAGGACATGCGGCAAAAGTGTATTTCAACGAACTATTTGGTAACGAATTTGCTCGCAGTCAAGACAATATTATTAATGCAGCTCTAAACTTTGGTTATACAGTGATTCGTTCAGCATTTAGTCGAACAATTGTATCTAAAGGTTTACACCCATCAATTAGTCTATTTCACTCCAATCAGTACGATGCTTTTGCCTTGGCTGATGATTTAATGGAACCTTTCCGTCCGGTGATTGATGATTTTGTTTATAAGAATTACCAAGAATGAGAGTACTTTGGTAAGGAACAAAAACAAGCGTTAGTGAATTTATTAAATGTGCAAATTAACTTTGATGGTAAGGATGTATTTCTGACATCGGCAATTAATCGATATGTTGATAATGTGATTAATTATATGGAATCTGGTGAAATGGATTATTTAGTTTTTCCTTACTTAGAACATATTCAGTATTATGAGTTATAG